TTCACAGTTTGTAATAACAGGTTAAACACCTATAGAAAAGGACGCTGTCACTGTCTTCACATTGTCTACGTATTTGAAAAGGTAGCTCAAGAAGAGACTCAATTATGAACAAACCTATATGAATTCAGGATATATTTTACTGTAAAAGATTTCTTCACATATCACTTTTATCGTAATtgatttttgcatttgttatAAATGAAACATCTAACCTAAAACTGTACAGAAATAGGGACTTTGCTTTCCAAAAAGAGTCGCTCTAAGGAGTTACACAGCGGACTTCGTCTGCAGAGACGTGAAGCGAACTTCGGGGAGAGAATGTTTCTGTTCTGTGGTCACGTTAATCCTCCTGGCACATCCTCATGTGACAAGGCACAATTAATTGCTGCTGCCCGATGTGAACGGAGTTAATCTTTCACTCGCCCTGCACACTGAGAAGCACGGCAGTGCGCGCGCTCAGAGAGGCCACGCAGCTCTGTGCTGGCCCGCGCGCGGCCTCCCTCGAAGCCCTCTGGGACCTTACAGTACTGGGTTATGGCTTGAGAATTCATTCTTAACACTGCTAGCAGTGGAAAGGGTAAAGTGTTAGCAACATGAATGGGAGCAAGTGGAACTTGCAAAATGTGGAATCATGATTATTAGAGAGAAACGCAATCAATTTTCTGCCCCTTAACAGTCCCATTACAATGTCTGAACCTGAACTGTACAATCAAAGCAATGTATATTTTTGTCAAAGACAATTTTGGATAAGTCACTCTTTGGTAAACTCAAACCAGTTAAACAAATTTACAAATACAAAGAACTCCATGTAAATAAGGTTAAGACGGACACGGTGACAAGAACCAGGACATTCAAGGCGCTTGCCCCAAGTGCCGCCCCTCCTCACTTGTCTCGTTTATCACAGGATGCTCTGGAGACCTCTCAGAAGGCCCCAAGCCTGAGTGAAAAGGAGGCTCCTTCCCTGAGCCTGACCTCTCATGTCCTCGATTTGGGCGTTTCTTGTCACAAACTTAATTTGTATCACAACACaaattttttgcatttaattctttgaaggaaaaaaaaaaaaaaatcaaaaccaaacttattcatgtaaggaaaaaaaatcacaaacatttACCTGAAACCCCAGAACATATTTAAGTGGGTAAACACTTGGGGTCCAGCCTCCCCTTGAGGCACACGGCTTTGACAGGAGTTGAGCAAGTGCTTCAGGGAGAGAAGAGACCCCTGACTTAGGCAGTCTGACAGGAAAAGGCATACTATATACCCGGTTAGCAGAAGTCGCTCCTTAGAGCGGCAGGACTCGCGTGTGTCTGTACGTAGTAACACTGATGTGGAGAGCAGCGGCTCACGCGTGAACAGATCCCCTGTGCTGAAGAGATGCTACTGCACAGCTACCACCCCCGGGGGCGATCACACACAAGGGcctgaatgatttttttccccaaaaaaaccaaaaaaaaaaaaaaaaatccccaaacaccCCCCACCCCGACTCCATTCTTGGTATTTTAAGAGCCAAAAAAGCATGGAAAACCAGCAAACATTTACTTTTGTATTCCTTTAACTCCTAGCCTCTGAGGTTGGTCTGAATTtcgcttttgtttttctcttaggtGGTTTGTGCTCTTCTCCCGTGGAGACACACTAGTTGTGAGTTTCAGGGCCAAGGTTCTCAAGCAGAGAGCCTGGAGTGCTGACATCTTACCGACAGCCTGCAGCACAAACTCACCACCAAACTGCTTACCACATTACTCTCTGTCGGAGTACACAGTACCAGGGCAATCTCCTAAAGCCCGTTTTGTATACTAGAAGCACACGGgtgaacaaaatataaaactgaagACACTTTCTCAAGTACTAATAAAACATTATCCAAATAGGACTCGGGTATGTTTTTATACAGTAATGTGTTTGCCAGCACATGCTTTTGAGGTCTTTTTTCAAGCTATAAActcaagagaggaaaaaaattataattcactTTTACCATTAGATTTCACATTTTCTACAACTATACTGACCTAAAAGgtacataacataaaaatagCACCACGTGACCAAAAAATGGTGACACACAGAGATTTGGTGACACACAGAGTATCTTAGAGGGCTTTTTAACTGTTGGTTTCTTCAAGCAGGAAACACTGAGAGAGCGGGGGAGCCACGGAGGCTCTCATCAGCTCACACAATACTAAGATAGATATATTGCTTGCAATTCCCATAGAGTATATCTTTACAAAAAGTACAAATTCCAAGTTCTGCAGTTTCCCTGGGAACTGCATGTAGAAAAAGTTGCTGTGCACCTGAACTGGCTgtttgaaaagagaaagaagaaaaaaaaccacaacactgCTTGGAGAATTTTGTAGACAGAACTACAAATCCCTTTCCTTTAGTGCGAGTACTAACTCACCGTAGAGAGTGATTCGATTTAGTTACCTGGTATGTATGTTTCTACAGTACGGAATGAAGGTAGATTCATAGGCCAGTAAAAACATTGAAAACCACTGCTCCTTTGGGGTTGACTAATATaacactactgtatgtaaaaagGTCAGCACCACGGGTCATCCAGCTTACCTACTGGACAACTAACAAAAATTCCAAATGGTTTCCAACTAGAGTTGAATACATTTTATGGCATTTGGTTTATGTATTTGTTATGAAGCAGAGCTATGAACACTGTGATTTGCTTTGCTTGCTTTTGGACACAAtgattaatatatttgaaaacctATTAACATTCTTTTATAAGGGAAATAAAGGGGCAAAACCCTAACATATTAGGTAGGGGCGAGACAGAGTCAAAAGCCCTGTTCACAttgtattaaattatatattcctCTTACATTCACCTCAACCAGAATAAAATCAAATTTGagaatgtatatatactatatatataataattgctttattatatatatatatataaaaattgtctAACTACCccctaaaagtaattttaaattagaaaaggtTACCCATTTGTATCAGCTGACGGCATCCCAGTCTCCCTCCACGGAAATGCACTGGTGCCAGTGCACACAATGAGAGAGTATGCCTCTTGGCAGAGAATGCAGGGTCAACCAGTTGGCATAGCTAAATCACTGGCAGATTTTGGATGAAGAGTTCAGCCAAAGAGGAATACTGTCAGCCTGTGTTTTCCCTGGATACGCTGCCCTTCATGCTTTGAGCTCcttgagggagggagggtgggggagaggatAAACACAATGAAGTGTTCCTTCCAGAAACCTTAGAAAAACTGCCAAGAGACCAAGAGATTTCCAGATGGTTGGGAAAACCAAAGattacaacaaagcaaatcacaaATAGGCATTGATTAATGTGCTTTGTGTGGGTGCGCTTCTTTACCATCTTAATCAGGAGCATCAGACACCGTGTGAATTTCCATCCGGGAATCTAGGGCCATCTCTGAGGCCGACGCATCGTTTTCTAGTTTCTGTTCCACATACACATCTGTTCTCTCAGGGGACTCGATGCGACTCCTGACTTCAGCTATGCCAGGGTGGTTTTTCCGCAGGTGCTGGTTGAGGGTACCTTGGAATGGAAAGCACTTCCCGCAGATCTCACAGCGGAATGGTTTGTCGTCGGTATGGCCCCGGATGTGGTACTCCAGCTGGTCCTTCCGCGTGTACTTCTTCCCGCAGAACTTGCACACAAAGGGGGTGATTCCCATATGGAGTCGCATGTGCCTGTCAAGGCTTCCCTTCTGGTTGAAGGACTTTCCACAGTAAATACAGATCAACCTCTCATTGTACGGGTACCAGTGACCTCTTGCACTCCTCTCCCGGGGGCTGCTCTCAAACCCGGGGTTGTTCATCATAGCTTCACTGTCGGAACCCTGCACCAAGCCCTGCAGATCACTGTGCAGATGGACAGACAGAGCCCGCTTCTGGCGGGCACGACCTCCTCGGAAACAGCTCAGCATGGATCTGGATGGGCTGGAATTACTCAAACTTCCAAAAGCTTCAGATACGCCGGCTGGCTGTGAAGCTGCCTGGGAGTAGGAGTAGGCGTGCTGGAGCACAGAACCATAGGAGCCCACATTCACGGCCACAACCTGTTCCCCATCAACCATCTCGGTGTGGTACCCATCGTCTCCCAGGGAGGAGCTGTCGGAACAGCTGGGACGGTCAGACTTCTCCACCTTCACCTTCACCTCGGTGATCTGGCTCTCCCTCCCCAGCAGGTCCCCTTGCTCGTGGTCCCCCTCGACCTGAATCTCGTACTCAGAGACGCTCCCGCTGCTCCCTCGGTCCGAGTGCCCTTCCTCCTGGAAACGGCTGCGCAAAGCTTTGCTGGGTGTCGCCTCCATCCGAAGGTCACTGCTTGTGGTAGGCTGCCGTACCTGAGAGCAGTATGGAGGGGAGATCTCCACCGGGTTGGCAAAGTAGCTGCTGTCTTTAACTCCGTTACGACTCTCTGGAGTCTCTTCCGCACCGACGGTCACAGAGTCCACATCTCCAACACTGATTTTTGAATGGATGCTCTCTAGGATCTGCGTGCACTTGTCAATGACACACTGCATCTGAAGAAAGCTAGCTGCAGTCAGAAAACTGACAACATCCTTCAGCTGCAAGGACATTCTTCCAGTGTAACAAAATGAAAGCAACTGTTCAAACACATTGGGATTTTTAATCACTGATATTGACAAGCCACTCATGGTACTTAACGCTGAATGGTCCCGGAAATAGGGGGAGCTGGCCGCAAGGACTGCTTTGTGGGCTCGGAACGGCTGACCCTGAATGTGGACAATGATGTCACATAGTTTCCCTTGCAGGCGGAGTTCGTTTAGCTGGCTCAGAACGGTGCTGCTGTACTCGGGCACATCAAACTGAATAAAACTGCTGCTGTCCATTTCTACTGACATGAAGCGTAATCTGAGGAAAGAGAGAGTTTCATAATTCGCCAGTGACTCCTCACTAAGTacaagcggcataaacacagccttGCAAAAATACCACCACCCCCTCCATTGTAGCTACTATACCTCCTGGGGTTCGCCTGAGCATTTCTCCTCTTActtattttcagtctttcatgCCTTGGTTAATTCACCTAAAGCTAAATAACCTAATGATCCATTAGCCAAGTCTCCTAATTACCTGACATTCACCTTGATCAAAGTAAAACATGTAACATATAGTAGAGCCATTTTAGCTCTGAGAACTTGGTAtccttttaagaaatatatttttctgtttcaccTACCTTTGAGGATCTGAAGTACTCTGTAAAACAGaagtaaattcatttaaaaaaatgctctgCCTTATTTGTATATTTCCAATTGGTATTTTGCAAGTATACAGCACACTGGATACACCGAATGGAGCTTAAACCTTTTTAGAGTTTGAGTTGTTGTCTTGATGTGCAGTTTTCCCCCTTCGGCTCTACACACAGTTATAGCCTTTTGGGTTGGTAATTCATAGAGCAATGCTTGGTCGCTTTCAGTGAAGAGTTTTTAGACAGCAGGATCAAGAAGGGTGATGGACACGTCAGGAGTGCGTCATCCTCTGCTAGTGCTCACATGCTGGCGTGCTCAGGACAGGCTGGCTGCCCTCTGCCTACAATCCACAGCCCCGATCACTCAAAACTACAGGAGGGTG
The window above is part of the Eubalaena glacialis isolate mEubGla1 chromosome 9, mEubGla1.1.hap2.+ XY, whole genome shotgun sequence genome. Proteins encoded here:
- the ZBTB34 gene encoding zinc finger and BTB domain-containing protein 34 — protein: MSVEMDSSSFIQFDVPEYSSTVLSQLNELRLQGKLCDIIVHIQGQPFRAHKAVLAASSPYFRDHSALSTMSGLSISVIKNPNVFEQLLSFCYTGRMSLQLKDVVSFLTAASFLQMQCVIDKCTQILESIHSKISVGDVDSVTVGAEETPESRNGVKDSSYFANPVEISPPYCSQVRQPTTSSDLRMEATPSKALRSRFQEEGHSDRGSSGSVSEYEIQVEGDHEQGDLLGRESQITEVKVKVEKSDRPSCSDSSSLGDDGYHTEMVDGEQVVAVNVGSYGSVLQHAYSYSQAASQPAGVSEAFGSLSNSSPSRSMLSCFRGGRARQKRALSVHLHSDLQGLVQGSDSEAMMNNPGFESSPRERSARGHWYPYNERLICIYCGKSFNQKGSLDRHMRLHMGITPFVCKFCGKKYTRKDQLEYHIRGHTDDKPFRCEICGKCFPFQGTLNQHLRKNHPGIAEVRSRIESPERTDVYVEQKLENDASASEMALDSRMEIHTVSDAPD